One Neisseria sicca genomic region harbors:
- the pdxA gene encoding 4-hydroxythreonine-4-phosphate dehydrogenase PdxA has translation MTLPVLAVTSGEPAGIGPDICLDLAFADLPCRCIVLGDKNLLQSRAEQLGKTITLQDFDPQGGKPERGILEVLHIPLAAPCQAGKLNPANAAYVLKLLDAAYQGISDDLFDGMVTAPLHKGVINDGHASDHFFSGHTEYLAEKSQTEQVVMMLAGGGLRVALVTTHLPLKDIAAAITRPLVESVTRILHADLRDKFGIARPRILVTGLNPHAGENGHLGHEEIDIIIPALKQLQSEGIDARGPYPADTVFQPFLLKDADAVLAMYHDQGLPTLKYAGFGQGVNVTLGLPFIRTSVDHGTALDLAGTGKADSGSLMTAVATALEMARHIDPRS, from the coding sequence ATGACTTTACCTGTTTTAGCCGTGACTTCGGGCGAACCTGCCGGCATCGGCCCCGATATCTGCTTGGATTTGGCGTTTGCCGATTTACCGTGCCGCTGCATCGTGCTGGGCGACAAAAATCTGCTGCAAAGCCGTGCCGAACAATTAGGCAAAACCATCACCCTGCAAGATTTCGACCCGCAGGGCGGCAAACCCGAACGCGGCATATTGGAAGTGTTGCACATTCCTTTAGCCGCGCCCTGCCAAGCGGGCAAACTCAATCCCGCCAATGCCGCCTACGTCCTCAAACTGCTGGACGCTGCCTATCAAGGCATTTCAGACGACCTCTTCGACGGCATGGTTACTGCACCGCTGCACAAAGGCGTCATCAACGACGGACACGCCAGCGACCATTTCTTCAGCGGCCACACCGAATACCTCGCCGAAAAAAGCCAAACCGAACAAGTCGTCATGATGCTCGCGGGCGGCGGATTGCGGGTGGCGCTCGTCACTACCCACCTTCCGCTCAAAGATATCGCCGCCGCCATTACCCGCCCGCTGGTCGAATCCGTGACCCGCATCCTTCATGCCGACCTGCGCGACAAATTCGGCATCGCCCGCCCCCGCATCCTAGTGACCGGACTGAATCCGCACGCAGGCGAAAACGGCCATCTCGGCCATGAAGAAATCGACATCATCATCCCCGCGCTCAAGCAGCTGCAAAGCGAAGGCATAGACGCACGCGGCCCCTATCCCGCCGATACGGTGTTCCAGCCCTTTTTACTCAAAGACGCCGATGCCGTTTTGGCGATGTATCACGACCAAGGGCTGCCCACGCTCAAATACGCGGGCTTCGGGCAAGGCGTCAACGTCACGCTCGGGCTGCCCTTTATCCGCACCTCGGTCGATCACGGCACCGCCCTCGACCTTGCCGGAACGGGCAAAGCAGACTCAGGCAGCCTCATGACCGCCGTTGCCACCGCATTGGAAATGGCGCGCCATATCGACCCGCGTTCCTGA
- the recC gene encoding exodeoxyribonuclease V subunit gamma, with translation MFYLYQSNRLESLAALFAGIQRVRPLESALAAEQIVVQSQGMRRYLSVYLARELGVAANLQFSLPAGLTWQLMQKLIPDIPALSPFSPEVMRWRLLDLFRSERFQTTSEFENVRSILQSYLGSGESADYQLAGQLADIFDQYLVYRPQWIDAWQEGKLLGLGEDEVWQAQLWRYLDDGNQSAPHRVALWEKLLSSLDKAHLPERFFVFGISTMAPMYLQLLQKISEHCDVFVFALNPSGQYWGNVIEAAQLLKGGDEADLSQTGHPLLASLGKQGRDFFDFLTEIGLEEQPVFEEVSDDTLLHCLQNDIQNLRMPSEHSRADLLGDGSIRIVSAHSPLRELQILKDKLLRILHEHPDWQPHDIAVLTPNIEPYSPFIEAVFGQAQGGAQALPYSVSDVKLSRRQSLLYALEQTLDLLESRFEVDKVLPLLESGLVLRRFGLTADDLPLLHDTVAELNVHWGLDGTMRGAADNLFTWQQALERIVLGWMLPDDGSPLWQNVSAWHGDVNRLDVFGRFAAFIRTLSRLAAEWRKPASAEEWTERCRDLVQSLFLPDADDQYALQQFEQALAKWQEETALAGFSGTLPQHTVIRHIRRFLGSESQAGFLRGGITFCSMVPMRSLPFKVICLLGLNDGDFPRNTKAAVFDLIAKHPQKGDRARRDDDRYLFLEAIISARDILYLSYVGRSIRNDDELAPSALVSELIDTIAAMTGRRSKGLAEHWVEQHPLQPFSHRYFIADNISDDLFSTRQDYAEALNRPREQARPFFSEALEENTPVPTVWQDDFIRFWKNPVKAWLQQTLGWREPYRDEAWESAEPFEPQRADKIAAAYLDARRHNQDFQETAVRLDAESLLPAGELGKLWQQNFQAAAKRIDGALLQSPKLPPFAYEVPFDGQTLQGSLGNLYQCGQVFYLDRKPNAPQRIALLLEHLIFCAVGSSETETRQTHIVQPEETTLYPEIPSSQAQEMLQKWLAFFNLGQTRPLPFFAKTSLAAAEAYGKKQSWEDTLNKARESYHGNKVSKGQKDYTEVALVFGNEDTEPVEGALFQRLVEELLIPLLDAVKEESSDAA, from the coding sequence ATGTTCTACCTCTACCAATCCAACCGCCTCGAATCGCTAGCCGCCCTGTTTGCCGGAATCCAAAGGGTCAGGCCGCTTGAGTCTGCTTTGGCGGCGGAACAGATTGTGGTGCAGAGTCAGGGGATGCGGCGTTATTTGAGCGTGTATCTGGCGCGCGAACTGGGGGTGGCGGCGAATTTGCAATTCAGCCTGCCGGCGGGTTTGACGTGGCAGTTGATGCAGAAGCTGATTCCCGATATTCCCGCGCTCAGTCCGTTTTCGCCGGAGGTAATGCGCTGGCGGCTGTTGGATTTGTTCCGCAGCGAGCGTTTTCAGACGACCTCTGAATTTGAAAACGTCCGCTCCATTTTGCAAAGCTATTTGGGCAGCGGCGAATCGGCGGATTATCAGTTGGCGGGGCAGTTGGCGGATATTTTCGACCAGTATCTGGTGTACCGTCCGCAGTGGATTGATGCCTGGCAGGAAGGCAAACTTCTGGGACTGGGCGAGGACGAGGTCTGGCAGGCGCAGCTTTGGCGGTATTTGGACGACGGCAACCAATCCGCGCCGCACCGTGTGGCGTTGTGGGAAAAGCTGCTGTCGTCTTTGGATAAGGCGCACCTGCCCGAGCGTTTTTTCGTGTTCGGCATTTCGACGATGGCGCCGATGTATTTGCAGCTTTTGCAGAAAATTTCGGAACATTGCGATGTGTTTGTGTTCGCGCTCAATCCGAGCGGCCAGTATTGGGGCAATGTGATTGAGGCGGCGCAGCTTTTGAAGGGCGGCGACGAGGCGGATTTGTCGCAGACGGGGCATCCGCTGTTGGCATCGCTGGGCAAGCAGGGGCGTGATTTTTTTGATTTTCTGACAGAAATCGGCTTGGAGGAGCAGCCTGTGTTTGAAGAAGTTTCAGACGACACGCTGCTGCACTGCCTGCAAAACGACATTCAAAACCTGCGGATGCCGTCTGAACACAGCCGCGCGGATTTGCTGGGCGACGGATCCATACGTATCGTTTCGGCACACAGCCCCTTGCGAGAATTGCAAATTTTGAAAGACAAGCTGTTGCGGATTCTACACGAACATCCCGACTGGCAGCCGCACGATATTGCCGTTTTGACGCCGAACATCGAGCCGTACAGCCCGTTTATTGAAGCGGTATTCGGGCAGGCGCAGGGTGGGGCGCAGGCTTTGCCGTATTCGGTGTCGGACGTGAAACTCAGCCGCCGCCAGTCGCTGCTTTACGCGCTGGAGCAGACGCTGGATTTGCTGGAAAGCCGGTTTGAAGTCGATAAAGTGCTGCCGCTGTTGGAAAGCGGTTTGGTGCTGCGCCGTTTTGGGCTGACGGCGGACGATTTGCCGCTGCTGCACGACACCGTTGCCGAATTGAACGTGCATTGGGGGTTGGACGGAACAATGCGCGGCGCGGCGGACAATCTGTTCACCTGGCAGCAGGCGTTGGAACGCATCGTATTGGGTTGGATGTTGCCCGACGACGGCAGCCCGCTCTGGCAAAACGTCAGCGCGTGGCACGGCGATGTCAACCGCCTCGATGTGTTCGGCCGCTTTGCAGCTTTCATCCGCACACTGTCGCGTCTTGCCGCCGAGTGGCGCAAACCCGCATCGGCGGAAGAATGGACGGAACGCTGCCGCGATTTGGTGCAGTCATTATTCCTGCCCGACGCCGACGACCAATACGCCTTGCAGCAGTTCGAGCAGGCGTTGGCAAAATGGCAGGAAGAAACCGCGTTGGCAGGCTTTAGCGGCACTTTGCCGCAACATACGGTCATCCGCCACATCCGCCGCTTCTTAGGCAGCGAAAGCCAAGCCGGATTTTTGCGCGGCGGCATCACCTTTTGCAGCATGGTGCCGATGAGGAGCCTGCCGTTTAAAGTTATCTGCCTGTTGGGGCTGAACGACGGCGATTTCCCGCGTAACACTAAAGCCGCCGTGTTCGACCTGATTGCCAAACACCCGCAAAAAGGCGACCGCGCCCGCCGCGACGACGACCGCTACCTCTTCCTCGAAGCCATCATCAGCGCGCGCGACATCCTTTATCTCTCCTACGTCGGCCGCAGCATTCGCAACGACGACGAACTCGCCCCGTCCGCCCTCGTCAGCGAACTCATCGACACCATCGCCGCCATGACCGGACGGCGCAGCAAAGGGCTGGCGGAACACTGGGTCGAACAACATCCTCTGCAACCGTTCTCCCACCGCTATTTCATCGCAGACAACATTTCAGACGACCTCTTCAGCACGCGGCAGGACTACGCCGAAGCCCTCAACCGCCCGCGCGAACAGGCGCGTCCGTTTTTCAGCGAAGCCCTCGAAGAAAACACCCCCGTCCCGACCGTCTGGCAGGACGACTTCATCCGCTTCTGGAAAAATCCCGTCAAAGCATGGCTGCAACAAACCTTGGGCTGGCGTGAACCCTACCGCGACGAAGCATGGGAATCCGCCGAACCCTTCGAGCCGCAACGCGCCGACAAAATCGCCGCCGCCTATCTCGACGCCCGCCGCCACAACCAAGACTTTCAAGAAACCGCCGTCCGCCTCGACGCCGAAAGCCTGTTGCCCGCCGGTGAATTGGGTAAATTGTGGCAGCAGAATTTCCAAGCCGCAGCCAAACGCATAGACGGCGCATTGCTGCAAAGCCCCAAACTGCCGCCTTTCGCTTACGAAGTTCCGTTCGACGGGCAAACCCTGCAAGGCAGCCTCGGCAACCTTTACCAATGCGGCCAAGTGTTCTACCTCGATCGCAAACCCAACGCCCCGCAACGCATCGCCCTCCTGCTCGAACATTTAATCTTTTGCGCAGTAGGGTCGTCTGAAACCGAAACCCGCCAAACCCATATCGTTCAGCCTGAAGAAACAACGCTTTATCCCGAAATCCCCAGCAGCCAAGCGCAAGAAATGCTGCAAAAATGGCTGGCGTTTTTCAACCTCGGACAAACTCGCCCGCTGCCTTTCTTCGCCAAAACCAGCCTCGCCGCCGCCGAAGCCTACGGCAAAAAACAGAGCTGGGAAGATACCCTGAACAAAGCCAGGGAAAGCTATCACGGCAACAAAGTCAGCAAAGGGCAAAAAGACTATACCGAAGTCGCCTTAGTGTTCGGCAACGAAGACACCGAACCGGTAGAAGGAGCGTTGTTCCAAAGATTGGTGGAAGAGCTGCTGATACCGCTGCTGGACGCGGTAAAGGAAGAATCGTCGGATGCGGCATAG